Below is a genomic region from Salmo salar chromosome ssa11, Ssal_v3.1, whole genome shotgun sequence.
atttatttcatcATCATGAAATTTGTTGTATAGTTCAGTGTAACTAACTAGAATTCTATGGGACGTAAATTATTGTTTTGTACACAAATCTGTAAAAAGTGTGTAGATGTAAACACTTAAATAAAAGGAGGAATCAGAACTGTGTTGTTATCGATGTACTTGACGTATTTGTTAAAAAAGCtatgaaaaaaataataaatgcaAAGTATTTTACCTGCATGTTTGTCTTTTTAATAATTGACcaaaacatacagtgccttcagaaagtactcataccccttgacttattccacattttgttgttacagcctgaataaaacattgaaaatttttttatttaataaaagtgaaaacatgtttttagacatttttgaaaatgtcttggaaattaaatacagaaatatctaattgatgtaagtattcacacccctgagttaatacatgttagaatcacctttagaAGCGATTACATCTGAGTCTTCAGGTAAGTTTCCaagagctttgcaaacctggattgtacaatgtttgcacattattatttaaaaagttatttgagctctgtcaagttggttgttgatcattgctagacagccattttcaagtattgccatagattttcaagccgattttttaaagtcaaaactgtaactaggcccctcaggaacattcaatgtcatcgtGATAAGCATCTCTAGTGTAtatctggccttgtgttttaggttattgacctgctgaaaggggaatttgtatcccagtgtctgttggaaagcagactgaaccaggttttccactaggattttgtctgtgcttagctctattccatgtttttttaaatccttaacaactccctagtccttgccaatgacaagcatacccataacatgatgcagccactaccatgcttggaaaatatgaagagtgttggatttgccccaaacataacattttgtattcaggacataaagttaatttctttgccacatttgcagttttactttagcgacttattgcaaacaggatgcatgttttggaatatttttattctttagaggcttccttcttttcactctgtcataactacaatgttgttgatccattcttcattttctatcacagccattttactgttttaaagtcaccatgggcctcatggtgaaatccctgagcagtttccttcctctccggcaactgaattaggaaggacgcctgcatgtttgtagtgactgggtataatgatacaccacccaaagtgCTATTAATCacttcactatgctcaaaagaatattcaatgtctgcttttttaattGTTTTGCCATTTACTAATGAGGTGCTCTTCTTTGCAAAGCATTGGAAACTTCCGTCTTTTTGGTTGAATCAgtgttttaaattcactgctcgactgagggaccttacagatagttgtatgtgtggggtacagagatgaggtagtcattcaaaaagcatgttaaacactattactgcacacagagtgagtccatgcaacttatgtgacttgttaagcacatttttactcaacttatttaggcttgccataacaaagggcttgaatacttattgactcaagacatttctaaaaacatatttccactttgacattatggggtattgtgtgtaggacagtcagtggtgtaaattacttaactaaaaatactttaaagtactacttaagtagtttttctggttatctatactttactatttatatttttgactacttttacttcactacattccaaaagaaaataatgtactttttactccatacgttttccctgacagccaaaagtacttgttacattttgaatgcttagcaggacaggaaaatggtccaattcacacacttatcaagagaacatcccgggtcatccctattgcctctgatctgtatgacaattgggtaccttTATCCACCACAGGCcattgacacaaaatctcaatttaatcaattttaaattcaggctgtaacacaacaaaatgtggaaaaagtaaacggttgtgaatactttctgaaggcactgtatgtaattGTCAACTAATAACTGCAAGGAGTAGGATAACATTTTCCATAGAATGATGGTACACCAAGGTTTCTTTTACAGCTGGGTTTACATTAGGGCATACATGTGATCGATTCAGACTTCTAAAGCAGCTTATATtactttagtttagtttagtttattaattcgaccatttaaaaaaaacaagcacacataaaacttaaaagccatacatgcacatgagtaaaatcattgaggataacacaataaagtctgggacttatttccattgtggtcctcttacTTAGGATCAGAGGTATTAAATACCGTCATATGTAAGAGTAGGATGCCTGACAAACTGATAAAGCACCAGACAGCATTTTATTGGAACAAATCAGGGAAGTGGAAAACTAGGCTTCAGTGGGTAATGTAGCGTAGCTGCAGGTTAAGGCGGAACCAGATGGGTCACTGCAGCTAAAGGTGGTTCCTGGTTGCCACAGTTGCCATGTGTCTGCCTACCCATCAAGTAGCAAAGCCATGCAGAAGGATCAAGGGAGGACGCTTTGGAAGGGATGAGCATTGATGATATTACGCAGCGGGACACTCATctgtagaaagagagaaagaaggccTGAGACATTCCACACTTCTATCCATAAATATTGTTCaacttagggctctattcaaccGGTATCGCTGAAGCATTACAGATTGCAGGCTGGAAATGTTAAGGTAAATCTGATTGAGCAGACATATGCAGCGGTTACATATGTACCATGAAATGCAGTCTCCTCTAATGCAGGAactttgcctttaaatttcaaccaCGCTGTAATGCTGAACTTCCGCGATATGGATTTAATAGAACCCACGTCACAAACAGAAATGGGACGAACCGTTTTTGGGGAGGATAGCAATGTTCTCAGGCAGAATGCCAGTGTCCAGGGAGAACTGCTTAAACTTCTGCAGCAGGTCAGGGCTCAGGTCTGTCCCGCGGGCTGTAGACACCACACATGCAGAACATGGCAGACTAAATATAATATGAAGGATACAATACAATTTATAATGCAAGATTGCTAACAAATTATTGGGGAAAATAGTGACAAAATGAGACTGAGTTATAGGAATTAACAGAGGAGTGGAAAAGAACTTACCATACAGTTTGTTGAGCACAGTTGAAACACCTCCCTTGGTCTTGATGGTGTGAATGAGGGCGTACTCATCATACTTAACATCAACGACACGcatgtcattttcattattccaGCCTAGAGAGGGGTGAAAAGAAGATGAatagacacgtgtgtgtgtgtgtgtgtgtgtgtgtgtgtgtgtgtgtgtgtgtgtgtgtgtgtgtgtgtgtgtgtgtgtgtgtgtgtgtgtgtgtgtgtgtgtgtgtgtgtgtgtgtgtgtgtgtgtgtgtgtgtgtgtgtgtgtgtgtgtgtgtgtgtgtgtgtgtatatatatacgtatgtatgaGCAGGGTTCCAGGCATAAGCAacatatgttgttttttttaggaactcagtcgggtCTCAACAAACAATTTATACATACACTGATGACAGACAGGGGGCGAAGTCTTGAAGCCACCGcgactccatcttggcactcccccaccgttgtaaaatatattttggaagctatagaaaggCTTTTATAAAAATATACATTTGCTTTTGAAACACTTATTCTATTAGACACCTTAGTGCATACTTTTAAACTATATggtgtgagctaaacataaaaaatgaaaagatatAAAACAAGTTTATATAATATTTTATATAATACTTAGAaagtactaatgttactgtccccactacaacaacaaaaacactttaatacatgtaatgttgttacatttattcctatggaggactgcttttctgaggagtgccaatatggccatcCAGTGGCTTCAAAGTCTCTCATTgcctaatacagtgagggaaaaaagtatttgatcccctgctgattttgtatgtttgcccactgacaaagaaatgatcagtctatcattttaatggtaggtttatttgaacagtgagagacagaataacaacaacaaaaaatccagaaaaatgcatgtcaaaaatgttataaattgatttgcattttaatgagggaaataagtatttgaccccctctcaatcagaaagatttctggctcccaggtgtcttttacacaggtaacgagctgagattagagcacactcttaaagggagtgctcctaatctcagtttgttacctgtataaaagacacctgtccacagaagcaatcaatcaatcaaattccaaactctccaccatggccaagaccaaagagctctccaaggatgtcagggacaagattctagacctacacaaggctggaatgggctacaagaccatcgccaagcagcttggtgagaaggtgacaacagttggtgcgattattagcaaatggaagaaacaaaaaagaactgtcaatctccctcggcctggggctccatgcaagatctcacctcgtggaaatgcaatgatcatgagaatggcgaggaatcagcccagaactacacgggaggatcttgtcaatgatctcaaggcagctgggaccatagtcaccaagaaaacaattggtaacacactacgccgtgaaggactgaaatcctgcagcgcccgcaaggtccccctgctcaagaaagcacatacacatgcccgtctgaagtttgccaatgaacatctgaatgattcagaggacaactgggtaacagtgttgtggtcagatgagaccaaaagggagctctttggcatcaactcaactcgccgtgtttggaggaggaggaatgctgcctatgaccccaagaacaccatccccaccgtcaaacatgcaggtggaaacattatgctttgggggtgtttttctactaaagggacaggacaactttaccgcatcaaagggacaatggacggggccatgtaccgtcaaatcttgggtgagaacctccttcactcagccagggcattgaaaatgggtcgtggatgggtattccagcatgacaatgacccaaaacacacagccaaggcaacaaaggagtggctcaagaagaagcacattaaggtcctggagtggcctggcCATCTTCAGACCTTAAtcgcatagaaaatctgtggagggagctgaaggtttgagttgccaaacgtcagcctcgaaaccttaatgacttggagaagatctgcaaagaggagtgggacaaaatccctcctgagatgtgtgcaaacctggtggccaactacaagaaacgtctgacctctgtgattgccaacaagggtttgtgccaccaagtactaagtcatgttttgcagagggtcaaatacttatttccctcaatctaatgcaaataattttataacatttttgacatgcgtttttctggatttttttgttgttattctgtctctcactgttcaaataaacctaccattaaaattatagacttatcatttctttgtcagtgggcaaacgtacaaaatcagcaggggatcaaatacttttttccctcactgtacatagcatcagcaatccagggtttacatACATCATTggtaagaatagtagaatacaccaggtgcaatttggttgtgcatcatcaATTGGggagcccccattgattttgttagtcattctcactcagacCATATTAATGTGGCATAAGTCATAACAAAGTTTGTTATAAAACTGCAAAGTTTTCTTTTgccaaatgtgtagaattgcggaaaatgtactttaaaactgcaacaatttctctacgccccatggcaaaatgtgtagaattgcaaggaATGTTTCTCTACGCTGTCTAGagggggccactaaaatgttttgttgtgAGGTGGGGGCCCTGTAACCAAATCTCGCTTACGGCCCACAAAAGGTTAAAaccggccctgtgtgtgtgtgtatgtgtgtaggttcTAAACTTACGCTGGCTCTTGAAGATGAATTTCCCAGGAAGGTTTGTCTTCTCAGCCAGGTGGTTCATTCTCCAGCAGGAGCCATCAGTGCTACAGAGACAATACAGTTCATACAGTATCAGcagaaagtctctctctctctctctctctctctctctcttctccctccctccctccctccctccctccctccctccctccctccctcactcactcactcactcactcactcactcacttcagACTAGCATATGCCATGTCCAGGTCGCCTTCAACAGTTGGTGTCAGCATGGCGGTGCCCATCTTCATGCCGGCCCTGTGGCTGACAAACCACTGGGCATTAGTAGCAAATCCAATCAGGTACCACTTTCCTGCAACCTGAAAAAAAACAGCCCTGATTAGATTACAACAACTTCTCATTCCTGTCTGTGGGGTCACAGAATTTTTCGATCCTAAATCTGTGAGAACTGATACTGGAATATCCCTGAATCATTTATAAATGAAATTCTCAATCTGAAAATGTGTCACTAGAATTCCCACATTTCTCTTAATCATTTCCATTTGTATCACAGtttcttttttgtattttttcagtACATTTTTTCTCAATAATAATCTCTAGTTTGGTCCTCATCATTTGATTTTCAATGAATCCCTGATTTGTTAATCcctctcttcattctctctcttaccccctgTAGATTGAAGTCTCCTTGGGGCAGAACCTCAGCGGTGACAACCAAGGAGCAGAGCAGTGCTCCTAGCGCTCTCAGCAGCATGGTCGTCATGGCTACCGCTGAGCAGTGTCAGTATCAAGAATTGTAAAGTAAGTGGTTGTACGAAGAAGAGGACAGAACAGGAGATCTGTTTTTCTTCGCTGCCTCTCAGTCCTATATATACTGTAGAGTATGAGCTTACATAACCACCCCCCTTTCCCATACACAACCTGCTACCTGTCACCATctctataccacacccccttgacacacacacacacacacacacacacacacacacacacacacacacacacacacacacacacacacacacacacacacacacacacaaccaacggGTGGAGATGGGGCTTGTGGGGGGTGTGGCCGGGACCTCCCAGTCATTCCTCCCTCTATAGAACCCTGGAGGTGGGATGGGTTCAAACAGGAGCAGCATCCCCCATCCCCCACAAAGAGTGATGAACAATGCAGTGTCTGCCTCTCCAGTGCTTTCTGTGGGCAGGAACCAGAGAATCAAAACTAACTGTCAGCACTTTGGATGGTAAACAGAGCTCCCCCTAACACACAAGCCCTGAatctctttttgtgtgtgtgtgtgtgcgcgcgcgtgtgtgtggttTAATATTAAATCTAACTATCAGTGTAAAACCTTGCTGTAGAGCAAGCCTTCATGTAATCTCAGTTTGATTTATCTCAGGTCAACATTTTTAAATGTATAGTCCCCTCAAAACACAACCTAATATGATTCTCCAGTTATCTTTTTAGGGGATATATCCCTTTAAATCGGATACTGCTTCAGGCAAGTAATTGTTATATAAGTTCTAAAACACTAGATGTTTTAAGAAACTATTTTCCAGTGGTAAATTTTTCACTCTTTTGACTGTTGGACTTAAGGTAAGGCGATAGACATACTGGGATGGAACTCCTGAAACAGGTGTGGGCAAGTCTAGAAGTCACAGACACACCTGCAACCCACATACCTTGCCAGTTGAAGC
It encodes:
- the LOC106563592 gene encoding lipocalin, translated to MTTMLLRALGALLCSLVVTAEVLPQGDFNLQGVAGKWYLIGFATNAQWFVSHRAGMKMGTAMLTPTVEGDLDMAYASLNTDGSCWRMNHLAEKTNLPGKFIFKSQRWNNENDMRVVDVKYDEYALIHTIKTKGGVSTVLNKLYARGTDLSPDLLQKFKQFSLDTGILPENIAILPKNDECPAA